The Micromonospora siamensis genome contains the following window.
CGGCCGGGTCACCGCCTCAGCCCCGATACACACCCAAGAATGGAACCCTCATTTTTGAGTGCATCGCGCGGAGCAGGGTCGTGCAGCGCCCGGTCGGCTCATGTCACCCGATCGCACGTAGCCGGGCCTGCAGCCAACCGGGGTCAGGGTTGACGAACGCCTGCCCCCGCACCACGACGGTCGGCACCGTCTCGTTGCCGCCCGCCGCCGCCCGGACCACGGCCGCGCCGGCCGGGTCACTCCAGATGTTCACCCAGGAGAGCAGCCGGGCGTCCCGACCCAGTCGGGCTCGCAGTCGGAGGCAGTAGGGGCATCCGGGCCGCCAGTAGACAACCGGCCGGCCGTCGTCGGCGCCGTCCTCCGCCGCCGCGTCACCCGACGACCGCGGAAAGGGTAGCGGCGACAGCAGCACCGCCAGCACGACGAAGAGCAGGAGTTGGACGGTGCCGGCCGCGGGAGAACCCCCGGCGAACGAAGTGGTCGCCACGGCCACGCCGCATGCCAGCATTACCCCCGCAAGCCCCCAACTTCGCCGCATGCCGCGCACCCTACCCACGCCGACAGCTGGCGGCCCCACCGGCAGCGGCCAGCCTCGGGACGCGGTCAGGTGGTAACGCCGGCGGCGCTGCGGCAACCTCGCGGCGATCGGGTCCGCCACGAACTACTCGCCCTCGTCGGGGACACCCCAGGCGTGGATCTTCGGCATCGCCCGGAACGTCGTTGCGGGTGCTACTTGTGGCGGAAGTGGACGAAGAGGCGGCCGAAGTTCTTCGAATCCTTCTCCACCCGGTGGTAGAGCTGCTTGACGTCCTTCTGGTCGAGGAAGCGCAGCACCTTCTTCTTCAGCGCGCCGGAACCCTTGCCAGGGATGATCTCCACCAGGGTGGCCTTCTTCGCCACCGCCTCGTCCATGATCCCGCGCAGCGCGCGGTCGATGTCGTGGCCCTTGTTGTAGATGTCGTGGAGATCCAGCTTGAGCTTCACCCACCCATCGTAGGCACGCCGGACGGCGGGAGCCGGACACGGCGAAGGGCAGCCCCTCGGGGCCGCCCTTCGCCGTGCCGTGCGGGTGGTTCGTCAGCGACCGAGGCCGACCCGGGTCTCCACCCGACGCAGCGCGGTCGTGTAGTCGTCGTTGGTCGAGTACATCGCCGCGGCGATCCGCAGGTGCCGCAGCGCGTCGGCGTGCCGGTTCATCCGCTCCAGCGTCCGCCCCAGCACGTGGTGCGCGTAGTGGTCGCTCGGGTCCCGGTCGACCAGCTCGCGCAGCTGCTCCTCCGCCCGGTTGAGCTGGGCGGACTGGAAGTACGCCCGGGCCAGCAGCTGCCGTACCGAGGAGTTGCCGGGCTCGGCCTCGACGATCGGCTCGAGCAGCCGGGCCGCTCCGGTCGGGTCACCCGCCTCGAAGAACATGGTCGCCCGCCGGTAGTCCGCCAGAAGATCCATCCGACCCACCCCCTCGTTCCGCGTCGTACTGTTCCGACGCTGGCACAACATCAGCCGTACCGCGAGTGTTCCCGGCGGCGTCAGTGGGTGGGGTCGTACCGGTCGCCGACCAGGTCCCAGGCCCGGACACCACCGACGATCCCGGCCGTGTTCGGTACGACCACCACGTCGTCACCCATCCGGGCCAGCTGCTCCGGCCGGATCAGTCGCGAGTTCCCGCCGCCCAGATAGAGCCGGTCCCAGCGGAACACCGGCCGCAACCCCTCCACCACCTGCCGGATCCGCCGGGACCAGAACGCGTCGCCGAGCCGCCGCCGCTCCGGCTCCCCGACGTACGTGTCGTAGGTGGTGTTCCAGCGCACCGGGGCGTGCGACAGCTCCAGGTGCGGTGCCAGCACCCCGCCGTCGAAGAGCGCGCTGCCCAGCCCGGTGCCGAGGGTCAGCACCAGCTCGCAGCCCGTCCCGGCGACCACCCCGGCGCCGTGCACCTCGGCGTCGTTGAGCACCAGCGCCGGCACCCCGAACGCGTCGGCGAGCGCGCTGCGGGCGTCGTACCCGGACCACTCGGCGGAAAGCTCCGGGTCGACCTTGCTGCGCGGACCGGACCGGGTCACGTAGTGCGGCGTCGCCACCACCACCCCGTGCCGGATCATGCCCGGCATGCCGACCGTCACCCGGTCCGCGGCCGGGAGCCGGCCACCCAGCTCCACCAGCGTCTTCACGAACAACACCGGCGGCAGCGGGTACGGCGTGGGCACCCGCAGCGGCCGGGCACGCATCGTCCCCGCGGCGTCGAGGACGGACGCCTTGATCCCCCCGCCCCCGCAGTCGATCGCCAAAGTCGTCACCACCTGAGTGAGTCTGCCTCGTGTCCCGGCCGTCGGTGCCCCGGAACCGCTGTTGCGAAAGGGGCCCTCCGTCGACCGGATAGGGTCGGCGCGATGAGCGCGACGATGGTGGTCAAGGGGCTGGCGGCGGGGCACGGGGAGCGGGTGCTCTTCGCCGACCTGGATCTGGTCGTGGCGCCCGGGGACGTGGTGGGGCTGGTCGGGGTGAACGGGGCCGGCAAGTCGACGCTGCTGCGTACCCTCGCCGGGCTCCAGCCGGTGGAGCTGGGCGCCGTCTCGCTGAGCCCGCCCACGGCCACCGTCGGCTACCTGCCGCAGGAGCCGGAACGGCGGCCGGGCGAGACCGTCCGCGACTTCCTGGCCCGGCGTACCGGGGTCACCGCGGCGCAGGCCGCGCTGGACGCCGCCACCGAGGCGCTCACCGCCGGTACGCCCGGGGCTGACGACGCGTACGCCGGGGCGCTGGAGCGCTGGCTCGACCTGGGCGGCGCCGACCTGGACGAGCGGGCCGGGCAGGTGGCCGCCGAACTGGGCCTCGGGGTCGACCTGGACCACCCGATGACCGCGCTCTCCGGCGGCCAGGCGGCCCGGGCCGGGCTGGCCTCGCTGCTGCTCAGCCGGTACGACGTCTTCCTGCTCGACGAGCCCACCAACGACCTCGACCTGGCCGGCCTGGAACGGCTGGAACGGTTCGTCACCGGGCTGCGCGCCGGCACCGTGCTGGTCAGCCACGACCGGGAGTTCCTCACCCGCACCGTCACCCGGGTGCTGGAGCTGGACCTGCCGCAGCAGCAGATCCGGCACTACGGCGGTGGTTACGCGGCGTACCTGGAGGAGCGGGAGGTGGCCCGCCGGCACGCCCGCGCCGACTACGAGGAGTACGCCGACACCCGGGCGGCCCTGGAGGCACGGGCCCGCACCCAGCGCGCCTGGATGGAGAAGGGCGTCAAGAACGCCCGCCGCAAGGCCACCGACAACGACAAGATCGGCCGCAAGTTCCGCGCCGAGTCGACCGAGAAGCAGGCCGCCAAGGCCAAGCAGACCGCCCGGCTGATCGAGCGGCTGGAGGAGGTCGAGGAGCCGCGCAAGGAGTGGGAGCTGCGGATGGAGATCGCCGCCGCGCCCCGGGCAGGGGCGGTGGTGGCCTCGCTGCGCGGCGCGGTGGTCCACCGCGGTTCCTTCACCCTCGGCCCGGTGGACCTCCAGATCGACTGGGCCGACCGGGTGGCGATCACCGGGGCGAACGGCTCCGGCAAGTCCACCCTGCTCGCCGCCCTGCTCGGCCGGCTGCCGCTGGACGCCGGGCACGCCGCGCTCGGCCCCGGGGTGGTGGTCGGCGAGGTCGACCAGGCCCGGGGGCTGTTCCTCGGCGACCAGCCGCTGCTCGACGCGTTC
Protein-coding sequences here:
- a CDS encoding tetratricopeptide repeat protein, yielding MDLLADYRRATMFFEAGDPTGAARLLEPIVEAEPGNSSVRQLLARAYFQSAQLNRAEEQLRELVDRDPSDHYAHHVLGRTLERMNRHADALRHLRIAAAMYSTNDDYTTALRRVETRVGLGR
- a CDS encoding Smr/MutS family protein gives rise to the protein MKLKLDLHDIYNKGHDIDRALRGIMDEAVAKKATLVEIIPGKGSGALKKKVLRFLDQKDVKQLYHRVEKDSKNFGRLFVHFRHK
- a CDS encoding ROK family protein — protein: MVTTLAIDCGGGGIKASVLDAAGTMRARPLRVPTPYPLPPVLFVKTLVELGGRLPAADRVTVGMPGMIRHGVVVATPHYVTRSGPRSKVDPELSAEWSGYDARSALADAFGVPALVLNDAEVHGAGVVAGTGCELVLTLGTGLGSALFDGGVLAPHLELSHAPVRWNTTYDTYVGEPERRRLGDAFWSRRIRQVVEGLRPVFRWDRLYLGGGNSRLIRPEQLARMGDDVVVVPNTAGIVGGVRAWDLVGDRYDPTH
- a CDS encoding ABC-F family ATP-binding cassette domain-containing protein, coding for MSATMVVKGLAAGHGERVLFADLDLVVAPGDVVGLVGVNGAGKSTLLRTLAGLQPVELGAVSLSPPTATVGYLPQEPERRPGETVRDFLARRTGVTAAQAALDAATEALTAGTPGADDAYAGALERWLDLGGADLDERAGQVAAELGLGVDLDHPMTALSGGQAARAGLASLLLSRYDVFLLDEPTNDLDLAGLERLERFVTGLRAGTVLVSHDREFLTRTVTRVLELDLPQQQIRHYGGGYAAYLEEREVARRHARADYEEYADTRAALEARARTQRAWMEKGVKNARRKATDNDKIGRKFRAESTEKQAAKAKQTARLIERLEEVEEPRKEWELRMEIAAAPRAGAVVASLRGAVVHRGSFTLGPVDLQIDWADRVAITGANGSGKSTLLAALLGRLPLDAGHAALGPGVVVGEVDQARGLFLGDQPLLDAFGAAVPDMSPADVRTLLAKFGLRAGHVLRPAATLSPGERTRAALALLQGRGVNLLVLDEPTNHLDLPAIEQLESALASYRGTLLLVTHDRRMLDAVQVGRRLRVDGGRIAEH
- a CDS encoding glutaredoxin domain-containing protein yields the protein MATTSFAGGSPAAGTVQLLLFVVLAVLLSPLPFPRSSGDAAAEDGADDGRPVVYWRPGCPYCLRLRARLGRDARLLSWVNIWSDPAGAAVVRAAAGGNETVPTVVVRGQAFVNPDPGWLQARLRAIG